The genomic interval CAGAATCAGCGTGAGGCGCTTTCCATTTCTGCTTTCAACTTTACCTCACAAAGACCTAGGGATGGGCACCTGCACTGATGACGAATTCAATCAATGAAGAGAAAGAGGCTCAGAAGAGTAGTGAAAAGGGCTCTAAATGGGGGCGGAGGGAGGCCCCGATCCTAGTTTTGGCCCAATCCCCAGCCAGTTGTAGGACCCACAGCAAGTCACTCATCTCCCTGGGCCTACTTTCTCAGCTCTAAAACAAGTCATACCAGATCTCTATAGGCTTTTCTGACTCCAAAATTCCAGGACAAGCTTAATCACAGCTTCTATTAACATGTAGGATTCTTGCTATTTCAAATCTTTCTTCCACATTTCCGGAAGAAAGTAATGTATTTCAACAATCTAAAAGAAGTGGATGCTATTCAGAGACAAAAGATTCTggtagttgaaaaaaaaaataattaattctgtAAAAATGCCTATTTCCTCATGACAGTAAGATGTTTTGGCAGAAGGAACAGTTCTCTGGTAAAGATAACCAAGACTGCTTTTGTAAATTAGGCCTAATCCAGAGTATTATCTGTGCTGGTATGCGAAGGGGTGCTATTGTAGTTCAAAGCGGAAACAACACTCCCCAGAGCTTCTCCCAAAAGGCGGTGAGAAAGTTCTCATCCTCGGGGTAAGGCTAGTAAACAGCTGTGCAAACGAGAAGGCACCGAAAATGCACGCTTTTAGCCATTCAAGTACTCCAAGCACAGACTCTTTTATCAAACACCCCAGGTATTGTCTTCCTCGCAACCTGTCAAAACGCAATCCCAGTTCGATCCCGGAACCGTAACTTACCCGGACGATCTAACTTCTCTCCCCACCGCGAGCAGCCGTCCGCAGGCCTGTTCCCTCCCCTATTCCTGCCGGCCGCTCTCACGCCCACCCCGGGGCGGTCGCAGCCCCGCAGCCGGGTAAACACGCGCCCGAGTCTCGGGAGCGGTTTCCCGGCGTCCTGGGAGCGGCGGGTTCCGCCCCTTGGAGCCCGGAGCCGGCGGGGCTGCTGTCGCGGCCACCTCGGGCCGCTCTCCCCGCCCCGAGCGCCACACCTCGCGCCTCTGCCCCCGGGACAACGGCGCACAGCCTAGTCTGCCCCTGGGAGCGCACGGGCACCGGGCGGTCAGCCGCCGCCTCAGCCCCAGACGGACGATTGCCCTCTCCCCGCCGGCGGCCCGGCGCCCCCCGCGGCGTCCCAGCCCCAACCCggtacccccacctcccaggcacAGCCCCTTCCTTGCCGGGACGCCTCGCGCCGCGCCGGGCACAGCCTCGGCTCTCAGCCTCCGAGACACCGAGGGACACTCACCTCGGAGGCTCCTcccgccgctgctgctgccgccgctggGACCGCGGCCGtcgcccccgccgccgccacccGCACCGCCGTCCGCACCGGCGCCAACACCCCCGGCCATCCTCttcctgccgccgccgccgccctctcCGCTCCTGTCAGTGGCTCAGGCTCCCGGGCTGCTCCAGGTTCCCCTCGCCGCCATTTTGACTCctagagggagcaggaggggctcGGCTCGGCGCGGCCCTGGGGCGCCTGCGCGGCGCTGCGGAGCCGGCCCgagcccccgcccgcccccgccgtCGCCGCGCCTACGGTCACGTGGGTTCgcggcgcgcgcgcgcgcgcgcgcgcgcacgcgccaGTCCGGGCCCGGGATACGAGCTCGCAGGGCCCGGGAGCGGTTGAAGCCGAGTGCGCGCGCATTATTTCTTTTCCACGCTGGGGAGCGCTTCGCGGCACGCTCGGAGTTTGAAACTCGTTGCAGCATTCTACTTCCTTCGGGGCGCTGTGACAAATCATTAAATGTATCGCAACGGAATTATAATAACGTTCGTGGACGATCAGTTCTACCAATTCTTCCTGCCGCTTGGCGGCCGGCATCCTGATCGATCGCACATATCTTGCGTTCTTGTCAAACACAGGACAGCGCTTCCGCGGAAAACTCCTGACAGTCTTGGCGTTTCGGCGGCTTCTAGGCGGTTTATCTTCACCTCTGCCTGGTGCTTTTACAGACAGCACCTTGCTGCATACTATAGcaggtttaaaacaaaaatctcaaagaaacGGAAAAGTTTTCCTCAACAAAATGTCTCCGTAAATGACGAGAATTGTTGAAACCGCACGATCTCTGCTTGGATGAGTCAAATCGCCCTTCCCTGGCTGCTCCTTGTCTGGGAGTTTGCAATAATTCCAGCGATGCCACGACAAAAACACCTTATATTTATGAAGCACCTTATAGTACTTAAAACACCGTTAAACATATGGCTTCGTTTGAACACCAAGCCACCCTTTGAAGTCGTCGAGACAGGTATAATGGTTACAGCTAAGAAAAAGGCTTGGAAATACTCAGTCGTTTGCCCCGGGGCACACACGCAGCATTAATAAGTAGGCGCGAGCAAGCCCAGACTAGAATTCCAGACATTGTGACCCTGGTCTTCAGGCATATCTCCACTCAGCTCTCAGGTAGGGCTTAGAAATACCTGATGTATTTGTCCTTTGGGAATTCACTTCAAATGCTCTTGAAAGTATTTGCATTTTCAGTCTCTACCCACCCTTTGAGAAACAAGTTTTCCAAGTCACATCGGGTCTTCCTGTAGTTCTCTAAACCACCTCTAAGTTTATAAGAATAAGAGCAATTTTTAATTATGTGA from Mustela erminea isolate mMusErm1 chromosome 5, mMusErm1.Pri, whole genome shotgun sequence carries:
- the LOC116590233 gene encoding basic proline-rich protein-like; translated protein: MNHLLRVSWITERKNSKRWDKHMKNRSIGNKKQLAVSRRPGSGGFRPLEPGAGGAAVAATSGRSPRPERHTSRLCPRDNGAQPSLPLGAHGHRAVSRRLSPRRTIALSPPAARRPPRRPSPNPVPPPPRHSPFLAGTPRAAPGTASALSLRDTEGHSPRRLLPPLLLPPLGPRPSPPPPPPAPPSAPAPTPPAILFLPPPPPSPLLSVAQAPGLLQVPLAAILTPRGSRRGSARRGPGAPARRCGAGPSPRPPPPSPRLRSRGFAARARARARTRQSGPGIRARRARERLKPSARALFLFHAGERFAARSEFETRCSILLPSGRCDKSLNVSQRNYNNVRGRSVLPILPAAWRPAS